The following are encoded in a window of Thermodesulfobacteriota bacterium genomic DNA:
- a CDS encoding CheR family methyltransferase, whose protein sequence is MKDADCVLFLQWALPQLAMRWPGFRKVRRQVARRIERRLVQLGLPDGQAYRQYLADHPGEWPLLDELCRVTISRFFRDQAVFAELAGQVLPALASRAVAAGATGLDAWSIGCAAGEEPYSLALLWHQGLARRFPSLRLKVLATDADPQLLERGRRACYPASALRELPAVLRQAAFRREEGQFCLAPAFRGEVFFQAQDIRTAMPDRAFDLILCRNLVFTYFDTPLQRRLAAQLRERLRPDGFLVLGVRERLPEGQAGFHLASGRLALYQAA, encoded by the coding sequence ATGAAGGATGCCGACTGCGTGCTCTTCCTGCAATGGGCCTTGCCGCAGCTGGCCATGCGCTGGCCGGGCTTCCGCAAGGTGCGGCGCCAGGTGGCCAGGCGCATCGAGCGACGGCTGGTCCAGCTGGGCCTGCCGGACGGCCAGGCCTACCGGCAGTATCTGGCCGATCATCCCGGCGAATGGCCGCTCCTGGACGAGCTGTGCCGGGTCACCATCTCCCGCTTCTTCCGGGACCAGGCGGTCTTTGCCGAGCTGGCCGGCCAGGTGCTGCCAGCCCTGGCCAGCCGAGCCGTCGCGGCCGGCGCCACCGGGCTTGACGCCTGGAGCATCGGCTGCGCCGCCGGGGAGGAGCCGTACTCCCTGGCCCTCCTCTGGCACCAGGGGCTGGCGCGCCGTTTCCCCTCCCTGCGCCTGAAGGTCCTGGCCACCGATGCCGACCCCCAGCTCCTGGAGCGGGGCCGTCGCGCCTGCTATCCGGCCAGCGCCCTCCGGGAGCTGCCCGCCGTTCTCCGGCAGGCCGCTTTTCGTCGGGAAGAGGGTCAGTTCTGCCTGGCCCCGGCCTTCCGGGGCGAGGTCTTCTTCCAGGCGCAGGATATCCGCACCGCCATGCCGGATCGGGCCTTTGATCTCATCCTCTGCCGCAATCTGGTCTTCACCTACTTCGACACCCCGCTGCAGCGCCGCCTGGCCGCGCAGCTCCGGGAGCGCCTGCGGCCGGATGGCTTCCTGGTGCTGGGGGTGCGGGAGCGGCTGCCCGAGGGCCAGGCAGGCTTCCATCTGGCCTCCGGCCGCCTGGCGCTCTACCAGGCCGCCTGA